TCCGGAGGCAATCCAATCCGTGAGGATGGGCTCCAGTTTCTCGACGGCCCCCTGGGTGTTCTCGACCTTGTACTGGCGCATCAGGGCATAGGCTCGCTGCCGGTAGGACATGGAGCGGTGGGGCGCGGCGCGGGTGGCCTGGGCGGTGGCCACCAGCGTGCGCTCCAGCGCGTCCCGGGCGGGCCGGCCCTGGTCGAGCTCGACGTCCACGCGCTCCAGCCAGGTCTGCGCGAGCGCCTCGTAGCTGCTCGCGTCGCTCCGCCCCGCCTCCAGGGCCTGCGTGTACAGCGTGGCGGCCTCCTCGAGTCCCGCCCGGGCCGCGTCGTAGTCCCCGCGCTCCCGCCGCTCCACCGCCCGGGCAAGGGCCACATCTCCGGCGAGCCTCCGGGCCTCGTACATCCACGGCGCGGACACGGTGGCTCGCGCGGCCGCCCGCGCCGCCACGTCATAGTCCTTGCGGTAGAGGGCGATGAGGCCCTCGAGGTAGTGGGGCGACTCCAGCTCCAGCGCGCGGCTGCGCTCGAGGGACTGGAGCGCGGGCACGAGGTATTCCTGCTCCAGGGCCTGCTTGCGCTTCGCCACCCAGGCCTTGTCGCCACCGCGTCGCATGTCCTCCAGCCCCTGGCGGTACCTCGCGCCGAGCGCCTGGCCCAGGGCGTAGTGCAGCTCGGGTGAGTCCAGGCCCCGCTGGCGCGCCTGCGTCAGCTCCGCGTGCGCCTGCTCGAACTCCTGCATCGCGAGGTGGCCCCGCCCCAGCGCGTAGTGAATCAAGGCCTTGCCGTACTCATCCAGCTCCCGCGCCTGCGAGGCGATGCGCGCCATCCGCTCGCGGACGAGCTGCTGCTCCCGTTGGGTGTCGTGCAGCGGCAGGGCGTAGGCCGTGCGCAGGAACCACTCAATCTCCGTCACCTGCTGGCCCACCTGCTCGGCCAGCCGGGCCCGCGTCGCGAGCTGGGCGCGCGTGTGCCGGGCCTCCAGCCACGAGCGCGCACCCAGCACGGAGAGGACGAGGATGCTGGCCAGCGACAGCGCGGAGACCCCTACCAGCGCGCGGTGCTTTCGCGCGCGGCGCCGCCAGCGGTACAGCAGACTCGGGCGCCGCGCGAGGATGGGCTCGCCATCCAGGTACCGCCCCAGGTCCTCCGCGAGGGCGCGCGCGGACGCGTAACGCTGCTCTGGCTCCTTGTTGAGACACTTGAGGACCAGCGTCTCCAAATCCCCCGGCAGGTCCGGCACGTGCGCGCGTGGCGAGGGCGGCTCCTCCTGGAGCACCTTCGTGACGACGTCCGCGGCCGTGGCGGCGGAGAAGGGCGTCACGCCGGTGAGCAGCTCGTAGAACGTGGCGCCGAGGCTGTAGACATCCGTGCGGCGATCGATGTGCGCCAGGTCTCCCCGGGCCTGCTCGGGCGCCATGTAGGAAGGCGTGCCCAGCAGCGCCCCCGTATGGGTGAGGCCGTGCCCGTGGGCGTCGTCGTAGGCCAGGCCGAAGTCCACGACGATGGGGAACCAGCGCCCGCCCTCGTGCCGCTCGACGAGGATGTTGGAGGGCTTGAGGTCCCGGTGGATGACGCCCAGCCGGTGCGCCTCGTGGACCGCGGCGGCGACGTCCCGCATCACCTGGACCTTCTCGGTCAGCGACATCCCGGAGGCCGCGTGGTCCAATCCCTGTCCCGCGACGAGCTGCATGGCGATGTACGGCCTTCCGCCGACTTCGCCGACCTCGAACACCTTGCACACGTGGGGATGGTCGACGCGGACCTGCGTCCTCGCCTCCTGGAGGAAGCGGTCTGCGCGCTCCGTGTTCGCATCCCGGATGAACTTGAGCGCCACCCTGCGCCCGAGCCTGCGGTCTCTCGCCTCGAAGACCTCGCCCATGCCTCCCTGACCCAGGCGTTCGAGGAGCTCGTAGCGTTCCCAGTCGGAGAACGGGAGCGCCCGGCTCCGGTCCGGGACGGGGAGCGCTCCATCCATCGTGGCCAGGTCGCCCGGCCCAGCCGCGCGTGGCCCCGACGGAGTCTCGTCATCCCCAGCGTTCGCCATGCCGCCAGTGTAGCCGTCTCATGCTCGTCGTCAGCCCCGCGACTGGGCGTCCCTGGCTCCGGGCCAGGGGGACTGAGCTGGATGGGAGGCGACGCGGGCACGGAAGCCCGCGTCTCCGAAACGCTCGGCGTCAGCCCGCCCTGCGAAGCCGGCCCAGCATTCCGTTGAGGTCCCGGACGAACAGCTCGTGCCGGAAGTAGTGCCCTCCCGGAACCTCGTGCCATTCATGCGGAATCCCGGCTCGACCGAGTGCGCCGCGGAACTCGCGCTGTCCGGCGAGCACCTGGGTCTCGTTGACGTAGTCGAACCAGTTCACCGGGTCGGGTGACGTGCCGGCCGCGAGGAAGATCCGCTTGTTGTGATAGCTGGGGATGCGCTGGATGGGATTGTCGGCGTTCACCCTCGCCTCGTCCCAGAAGGGGACGCCGTAGACGCTCCCTCCGGCCAGGTCCATCGCCGCCGAGGTTGTGTTCGCCCAGTGGACGACGAGGCCGCCGTCGCGCCGAAGGCTCGCCGGGCCCGAGTGGGAGCTGACCGAGCAGAAGTGACCGTAGTACTTGGCGGCGTACTTCAAGGCACCGAAGCCACCCATGGAGAACCCGGCAACGGCTCGACCGTTGTACTCGGCCCAGGTGCGGAAGTTCGCGTCGATCCAGGGCAGCAACTGGCCGATATGGAAGGTCTCCCAGTTGCGGGGGCCGGAGTTGGTGCTCACGGGATTGGAGTACCAGCCCGTCGAGGCATCCGGCATGACGACGATGACGTCGCGCCAGGCCGTGAGGTTGATGATGTTGTCCTGCATGTGGAAGGTGCGGAAGTCCGCGTTGCCTCCATGGAGCAGGTACAGCACCGGGTACCTCTTGCCACTGGTGTGGTACCCGTCGGGGAGCAGGACGTTGACCGCCGGGTCCCACTCGATGGCGTCGGTGGCGAAGCGGTAGTACTGCAGGCGACCGCCGTTTTCGTTTCTATCGACGATGCGCAGCCCGAAGCCGTCACCGGCGGCCCGGGCCGTGCCCGGAAAACCGAGACCGCCAGCGAGAGCGCCCGCTGTGGCACCAAGACCGGCCATGAAGTGCCGACGGGTGAAGTTCGAGCGAGGCTTGGAGGGAGTGTCCATGAGTTCCTCAGGAGTTGTCGATGCGAGGAGGGTTACCGGGCTGTCGTGGATGAGCGACTCACGACGACCTTCAGCCGCATTGTGGCGGAATCGCTGCTGGCGTAAAGCGGATTAACAGGATTAAACGAAAATTCGTCGCCTGGTCGCCAATGGGCCAGG
Above is a genomic segment from Pyxidicoccus trucidator containing:
- a CDS encoding serine/threonine-protein kinase, which codes for MANAGDDETPSGPRAAGPGDLATMDGALPVPDRSRALPFSDWERYELLERLGQGGMGEVFEARDRRLGRRVALKFIRDANTERADRFLQEARTQVRVDHPHVCKVFEVGEVGGRPYIAMQLVAGQGLDHAASGMSLTEKVQVMRDVAAAVHEAHRLGVIHRDLKPSNILVERHEGGRWFPIVVDFGLAYDDAHGHGLTHTGALLGTPSYMAPEQARGDLAHIDRRTDVYSLGATFYELLTGVTPFSAATAADVVTKVLQEEPPSPRAHVPDLPGDLETLVLKCLNKEPEQRYASARALAEDLGRYLDGEPILARRPSLLYRWRRRARKHRALVGVSALSLASILVLSVLGARSWLEARHTRAQLATRARLAEQVGQQVTEIEWFLRTAYALPLHDTQREQQLVRERMARIASQARELDEYGKALIHYALGRGHLAMQEFEQAHAELTQARQRGLDSPELHYALGQALGARYRQGLEDMRRGGDKAWVAKRKQALEQEYLVPALQSLERSRALELESPHYLEGLIALYRKDYDVAARAAARATVSAPWMYEARRLAGDVALARAVERRERGDYDAARAGLEEAATLYTQALEAGRSDASSYEALAQTWLERVDVELDQGRPARDALERTLVATAQATRAAPHRSMSYRQRAYALMRQYKVENTQGAVEKLEPILTDWIASGLRAVERAPNDVYAHDALASGYYTRGLYEWRNQRDPHPFWDEAIVRLEHALQLQPDYPWALNDLALIHFNKGNHLREHGEDPRPELERAARYFEQAARADPQYLYAWSNQVHVYNALADYGLGRGLDPEEHVRRSIEAGERSLAINANHSSALGGMAAAELMRAQYLLEAGGDVRPPLERARQQLERALRGNPTDGRSHLHMAEAHHLAALQAMRDGGNPAAELEAGRAALERAYRGAPGCVDCRVVGARVALAEAEWARRQGRPILPLLHGARAEAQRAVDRVPYFEAHQELARVYWRLAQALPPAGARAAIASGLDQVERALKLDGNLAQAHLIRGGLLLLRARRTEGLATRQEAALQARAAFARAFELNPLLPPRHQELAGEVESLLAHLAASRGQR
- a CDS encoding alpha/beta hydrolase, whose amino-acid sequence is MDTPSKPRSNFTRRHFMAGLGATAGALAGGLGFPGTARAAGDGFGLRIVDRNENGGRLQYYRFATDAIEWDPAVNVLLPDGYHTSGKRYPVLYLLHGGNADFRTFHMQDNIINLTAWRDVIVVMPDASTGWYSNPVSTNSGPRNWETFHIGQLLPWIDANFRTWAEYNGRAVAGFSMGGFGALKYAAKYYGHFCSVSSHSGPASLRRDGGLVVHWANTTSAAMDLAGGSVYGVPFWDEARVNADNPIQRIPSYHNKRIFLAAGTSPDPVNWFDYVNETQVLAGQREFRGALGRAGIPHEWHEVPGGHYFRHELFVRDLNGMLGRLRRAG